The Tautonia plasticadhaerens nucleotide sequence GCCACGCCGGGCAACCAGGTGGCCCAGGTGGTCCCCGGGGCCGGGGGGATGTCGATCACCCAGGTGACCATCGGCTCCCCCAGCTTCGTCCGGCCCGGGGATTCGGTCTGGTTCCTGCCGATCAACGCCGGGCCCCAGTCGCTGGCCCTGGGGCGGATGGTCGTCTACAAGGACGTGCCGATGAACCAGTTCGTGCCCTGACCGGGTCGGGCCGACCTTACTCGGCCGCCCGGCCACCGGGTCCCATCGGCATGTCCTGCTGGACCCGGATGTGGTGGTCGGTGAACATCGCGTGCCTCATGGAGCTGGGGCGCTTCGGCATGTGGCAGCCGACGCAGCCCCGCAGGGGATCGACCGGGCAGGGGACCTGGGAGGCTGGGGGGAGGGCGGCCCCGGCCGGGGGGCGTCCGGGGCCGGAGTGGCAGGACAGGCAGGCCGCCTCGTAGAACCCCGGGTCGGCCTCGGCGTCGCGGTGCGGGTCGTGGCAGGAGACGCAATCGAACTTGGCCGAGGCCGGCGACTTCGTCGAGCAGGCGCTCCGGACCAGGGTCGCGGCCTGGAACCGGACGAACATCGGCTCGTCGGAGGCGAACATCGGCGGCCCGGCGTCGAGCGGCTTGTGGCAGTCCCCGCAGAGGGCGAGGACCTGCCCGGCCGTCGCCCGCTTCGGCCGGGCGATCGCCGGGCTCGGGAACCCGAGGTCGACGGCCCGCAGGTGGTTCCCCCCCGGCCCGTGGCACCGCTCGCAGCCGATCCCGCCGTCGGCCAGCGTCGGGCCGGAGCCGGCCAGGACCTCCCGGAAGTTGGTCGAGTGGCAATCGAGGCACTGGTCCTGCTCCGCACTCCCAAGCGGTCGGCCGAGGAAGCCGTCGGGCGAGCCGGGGTGCTCGGGGTGGCCGGTCGTGAGGTCCCAGCCGACCCCCCCGGCGTAGTGCGAGAGCCGGAGCTCCCGGGGCCCGCCCTGCTCGTCCGTGCCCAGGGGGGTCATGGCGTGGCGTCCGGAGCCGACCAGGCGGTCGATCACGGCCAGGAACTGCTCGCCGGCCGCCTCGGTCT carries:
- a CDS encoding tetratricopeptide repeat protein, with translation MDDGRIDSGRPARWPLLLAVLALAGLLGWGWVMMGGDGRVEVPGGVGVARARTLLESGRAGEAREVLAAISRPDGEALWLLSRAELQLGRVDEASAALSRAGAAGLVEDPMRAEPSPFVGSGRCAECHAEIARSQRSSHHALTLRDASGPGEFPLPDGPVVDPEEPTVSHRIGREGDGALAVETEAAGEQFLAVIDRLVGSGRHAMTPLGTDEQGGPRELRLSHYAGGVGWDLTTGHPEHPGSPDGFLGRPLGSAEQDQCLDCHSTNFREVLAGSGPTLADGGIGCERCHGPGGNHLRAVDLGFPSPAIARPKRATAGQVLALCGDCHKPLDAGPPMFASDEPMFVRFQAATLVRSACSTKSPASAKFDCVSCHDPHRDAEADPGFYEAACLSCHSGPGRPPAGAALPPASQVPCPVDPLRGCVGCHMPKRPSSMRHAMFTDHHIRVQQDMPMGPGGRAAE